In Candidatus Binatia bacterium, the following are encoded in one genomic region:
- the dapB gene encoding 4-hydroxy-tetrahydrodipicolinate reductase translates to MTTPMVVCGAAGRMGRTLVTLIAQNDAAALVGAVEAGGHAALGKDAGEVAGVGHLGVAITEDFAAAASPDAVTLDFTSAAAALEHLRLAVERRSPIVIGSTGFTAQQQAEMDRLAPQTRCVIAPNMSVGIAVLQQLIRAAAIALGPDFDPEIVEMHHRMKVDAPSGTALALGKTVAQATGRDFSADAVFGREGVVGQRQRKEIGILALRGGDVVGDHTVIFAGLGERIELTHRAQSRECLARGAIRAALWLAQQPLGRYSMSDVLGVR, encoded by the coding sequence ATGACTACCCCGATGGTTGTCTGTGGTGCGGCCGGCCGCATGGGACGGACGCTCGTAACCTTGATCGCACAGAACGACGCGGCGGCGCTCGTTGGCGCCGTCGAAGCCGGCGGTCATGCGGCGCTGGGCAAGGATGCAGGCGAGGTCGCCGGTGTCGGTCATCTCGGCGTGGCCATCACGGAGGACTTCGCTGCGGCGGCTTCTCCCGATGCCGTCACTCTCGATTTCACCAGCGCAGCGGCGGCGCTGGAGCACCTGCGCCTTGCGGTGGAGCGCCGCAGCCCCATCGTCATCGGCTCCACCGGCTTCACGGCTCAGCAGCAAGCCGAGATGGACCGCCTCGCCCCGCAGACGCGTTGTGTGATCGCACCGAACATGAGCGTCGGCATCGCCGTGCTCCAGCAACTCATCCGTGCCGCCGCGATCGCGCTCGGACCTGACTTCGATCCCGAGATCGTCGAGATGCATCACCGCATGAAGGTCGATGCGCCGAGCGGCACCGCGCTGGCGTTGGGGAAAACCGTGGCGCAAGCGACGGGCCGGGACTTTTCCGCTGATGCCGTCTTCGGCCGCGAGGGAGTCGTCGGCCAGCGCCAGCGGAAAGAAATCGGCATCCTGGCATTACGCGGCGGCGACGTCGTCGGCGATCACACCGTGATCTTCGCGGGCTTGGGTGAGCGCATCGAGCTGACGCATCGGGCGCAAAGCCGCGAGTGCCTGGCTCGCGGCGCCATTCGCGCCGCCCTGTGGCTGGCGCAACAACCGCTTGGCCGCTACAGCATGAGCGACGTCCTCGGTGTGCGCTGA